Proteins encoded within one genomic window of Pristis pectinata isolate sPriPec2 chromosome 5, sPriPec2.1.pri, whole genome shotgun sequence:
- the mettl6 gene encoding tRNA N(3)-methylcytidine methyltransferase METTL6 isoform X1, producing the protein MNYDVGANDSSTSQMHAIEGLRSCTLRNNAETVTSSKSETPLHVTGNKGRILTPAEAEKLMKDQSLVSDYKQQKLEREAQKNWDLFYKRNSTNFFKDRHWTTREFEELKACRDLEHQKLIVLEAGCGVGNCLFPLLECDPNVFIYACDFSPRAVEFVKQNRLYNSERCKAFQCDLTKDDLLENVPPDSVDVVMLIFVLSAIHPEKMQLALENIYKILKPGGCILFRDYGLYDHAMLRFKSGHKLGPNFYVRQDGTRSFFFSDEYVAQLLTSAGYEVLVNEYVFRETVNKKEGLCVPRVFLQCKFKKSKSTEHIEHK; encoded by the exons ATGAATTATGATGTGGGGGCAAATGATTCAAGTACTAGTCAAATGCATGCAATAGAAGGATTACGCAGTTGCACTCTAAGGAACAACGCAGAAACTGTGACATCTTCCAAATCAGAAACCCCTTTACATGTAACAGGGAACAAGGGAAGGATCCTTACCCCTGCAGAAGCAGAAAAGCTCATGAAGGACCAGAGTTTGGTGTCAGATTATAAACAACAAAAGCTGGAAAGAGAGGCACAGAAAAACTGGGATTTGTTTTACAAGAGGAACAGCACCAACTTCTTCAAAGATAGACACTGGACAACCAGGGAGTTTGAAGAGCTGAAAGCGTGTAGAGAT CTTGAGCATCAAAAACTGATTGTCTTGGAAGCAGGCTGTGGAGTTGGAAACTGTTTATTCCCTCTATTAGAGTGCGATCCGAATGTTTTCATTTATGCTTGTGACTTCTCTCCCCGAGCTGTAGAATTTGTGAAG caAAATCGCTTGTATAACTCTGAACGATGTAAGGCCTTTCAGTGTGACCTGACAAAAGATGACTTACTGGAGAATGTGCCTCCTGACTCTGTGGATGTTGTTATGCTGATTTTTGTGCTCTCCGCCATTCATCCTGAGAAGATGCAGCTGGCCTTAGAAAATATTTATAAA ATACTAAAACCAGGTGGATGCATCTTATTCAGAGATTATGGACTGTATGATCACGCCATGCTTAGATTCAAATCTGGCCATAAGCTTGGCCCAAACTTTTATGTTCGACAAGATGGAACCAGATCCTTCTTTTTTTCTGATG AGTATGTGGCACAGCTCCTGACGTCTGCTGGTTATGAGGTGTTGGTGAATGAATATGTTTTCCGAGAGACTGTTAATAAGAAGGAAGGTCTGTGCGTTCCAAGAGTTTTTCTTCAATGCAAATTTAAGAAGTCAAAGAGCACCGAGCACATTGAACACAAGTGA
- the mettl6 gene encoding tRNA N(3)-methylcytidine methyltransferase METTL6 isoform X3 codes for MNYDVGANDSSTSQMHAIEGLRSCTLRNNAETVTSSKSETPLHVTGNKGRILTPAEAEKLMKDQSLVSDYKQQKLEREAQKNWDLFYKRNSTNFFKDRHWTTREFEELKACRDQNRLYNSERCKAFQCDLTKDDLLENVPPDSVDVVMLIFVLSAIHPEKMQLALENIYKILKPGGCILFRDYGLYDHAMLRFKSGHKLGPNFYVRQDGTRSFFFSDEYVAQLLTSAGYEVLVNEYVFRETVNKKEGLCVPRVFLQCKFKKSKSTEHIEHK; via the exons ATGAATTATGATGTGGGGGCAAATGATTCAAGTACTAGTCAAATGCATGCAATAGAAGGATTACGCAGTTGCACTCTAAGGAACAACGCAGAAACTGTGACATCTTCCAAATCAGAAACCCCTTTACATGTAACAGGGAACAAGGGAAGGATCCTTACCCCTGCAGAAGCAGAAAAGCTCATGAAGGACCAGAGTTTGGTGTCAGATTATAAACAACAAAAGCTGGAAAGAGAGGCACAGAAAAACTGGGATTTGTTTTACAAGAGGAACAGCACCAACTTCTTCAAAGATAGACACTGGACAACCAGGGAGTTTGAAGAGCTGAAAGCGTGTAGAGAT caAAATCGCTTGTATAACTCTGAACGATGTAAGGCCTTTCAGTGTGACCTGACAAAAGATGACTTACTGGAGAATGTGCCTCCTGACTCTGTGGATGTTGTTATGCTGATTTTTGTGCTCTCCGCCATTCATCCTGAGAAGATGCAGCTGGCCTTAGAAAATATTTATAAA ATACTAAAACCAGGTGGATGCATCTTATTCAGAGATTATGGACTGTATGATCACGCCATGCTTAGATTCAAATCTGGCCATAAGCTTGGCCCAAACTTTTATGTTCGACAAGATGGAACCAGATCCTTCTTTTTTTCTGATG AGTATGTGGCACAGCTCCTGACGTCTGCTGGTTATGAGGTGTTGGTGAATGAATATGTTTTCCGAGAGACTGTTAATAAGAAGGAAGGTCTGTGCGTTCCAAGAGTTTTTCTTCAATGCAAATTTAAGAAGTCAAAGAGCACCGAGCACATTGAACACAAGTGA
- the mettl6 gene encoding tRNA N(3)-methylcytidine methyltransferase METTL6 isoform X2 has translation MYGHLKAGNKGRILTPAEAEKLMKDQSLVSDYKQQKLEREAQKNWDLFYKRNSTNFFKDRHWTTREFEELKACRDLEHQKLIVLEAGCGVGNCLFPLLECDPNVFIYACDFSPRAVEFVKQNRLYNSERCKAFQCDLTKDDLLENVPPDSVDVVMLIFVLSAIHPEKMQLALENIYKILKPGGCILFRDYGLYDHAMLRFKSGHKLGPNFYVRQDGTRSFFFSDEYVAQLLTSAGYEVLVNEYVFRETVNKKEGLCVPRVFLQCKFKKSKSTEHIEHK, from the exons GGAACAAGGGAAGGATCCTTACCCCTGCAGAAGCAGAAAAGCTCATGAAGGACCAGAGTTTGGTGTCAGATTATAAACAACAAAAGCTGGAAAGAGAGGCACAGAAAAACTGGGATTTGTTTTACAAGAGGAACAGCACCAACTTCTTCAAAGATAGACACTGGACAACCAGGGAGTTTGAAGAGCTGAAAGCGTGTAGAGAT CTTGAGCATCAAAAACTGATTGTCTTGGAAGCAGGCTGTGGAGTTGGAAACTGTTTATTCCCTCTATTAGAGTGCGATCCGAATGTTTTCATTTATGCTTGTGACTTCTCTCCCCGAGCTGTAGAATTTGTGAAG caAAATCGCTTGTATAACTCTGAACGATGTAAGGCCTTTCAGTGTGACCTGACAAAAGATGACTTACTGGAGAATGTGCCTCCTGACTCTGTGGATGTTGTTATGCTGATTTTTGTGCTCTCCGCCATTCATCCTGAGAAGATGCAGCTGGCCTTAGAAAATATTTATAAA ATACTAAAACCAGGTGGATGCATCTTATTCAGAGATTATGGACTGTATGATCACGCCATGCTTAGATTCAAATCTGGCCATAAGCTTGGCCCAAACTTTTATGTTCGACAAGATGGAACCAGATCCTTCTTTTTTTCTGATG AGTATGTGGCACAGCTCCTGACGTCTGCTGGTTATGAGGTGTTGGTGAATGAATATGTTTTCCGAGAGACTGTTAATAAGAAGGAAGGTCTGTGCGTTCCAAGAGTTTTTCTTCAATGCAAATTTAAGAAGTCAAAGAGCACCGAGCACATTGAACACAAGTGA